The following coding sequences are from one Syngnathus acus chromosome 14, fSynAcu1.2, whole genome shotgun sequence window:
- the zbtb21 gene encoding zinc finger and BTB domain-containing protein 21, which translates to MESLVHYSCPAHALSVLGQLNEQRLRGHMCDVVLVVADQRYQAHKSVLAASSEYFQSLFTRMDDTSLKVVMVDFCEPDAFEIVLNYIYSSSLFVDKDSLSAIQELGYTLGIPFLTNIVSTKPHASYCVSRKRLSYSEGDDNDAQTRSVIVCRVRNDTSEPSCPNYQTKTPERSSSLVATESAQPPSELKSCDSVRNSEAITSKLHEQTEASGRRSTHPYTSILKGNPSYLSSIRPQLKTSASFSEAEVQHIGMSQSCSDQDVKQDSGENYTTKVSFQGQAATELSQTIDRSGPLIKSLLRRSLSMDSPVPVFSPTLELKELQNHEQSVVKLASGPEQSAHNGNSRTSPIVLKSKYHGRRNEQTQVEREDSVKAEPSSPLADPLDIIRITVGEALPVNLKDLQTNYEQCSKANFIPLGKRKERSDNRRYPFKKNKIFKEHSVSTEENTSEVVSRSTSHDNENDKEWFPNKLFTCWNCFKVFRSSAGLHRHVNMYHNPEKPYACDICHKRFHTNFKVWTHCQTQHGVLQNPASSSSSPVMDDRFQKKLIDMVREREIKKALLWKLKRNKQAMQSTGLCKKRTRANFVCPYCGKAFVFQSQYRQHLRTHPAEKADKDPPGEDILYQKQDGPKDDDGAVYSCRLCNMKLPSLIEQGDHERGCRHSTVCPYCGLRFSSPAVKKDHEAHCRYKKLTCLECMRTFKSSFSIWRHHVEVHNNNMINIKEQIHPNEGMTEMFIEEHYNNEPLARETNMFNDSSGTPMYDDSEDSSSYVPEDLSMGRHGKLVVKEEPLEESVSEREETESGQTGLEEPGVWPCEKCGSLFYARKDLERHQELLCHIKPFICHICNKAFRTNFRLWSHFQSHMSSASEHAAKGMDVHPPPLSPSPPATSQTSEGPSPPASAPVAAADESDGPEASASLLNNGGKIQALAEQQPRSRSPVSRSNSAENSSGTQDSDTLFYHAPSLSALTFKRQYMCKLCHRTFKTAFSLWSHEQSHGHV; encoded by the coding sequence atGGAGAGCTTAGTGCACTACAGTTGTCCTGCCCATGCCCTCTCCGTGCTGGGGCAGCTCAATGAGCAGCGTCTCCGAGGCCACATGTGTGACGTGGTCCTCGTTGTGGCCGATCAGCGGTACCAAGCCCACAAAAGTGTCCTGGCTGCCAGTAGTGAATATTTCCAGTCCCTCTTCACCAGGATGGATGACACGTCGTTAAAGGTTGTAATGGTGGACTTCTGTGAACCTGACGCTTTTGAGATAGTGCTGAATTACATTTACTCGTCTTCACTTTTTGTGGACAAAGACAGTCTCTCAGCAATCCAAGAGTTGGGCTACACTTTGGGAATCCCTTTCCTCACCAACATCGTGTCCACCAAGCCACATGCGTCATATTGCGTCTCGAGAAAAAGACTGTCCTATTCCGAAGGGGATGACAACGACGCCCAGACAAGGAGCGTCATCGTGTGCCGTGTCCGCAACGACACATCCGAACCCTCGTGTCCAAACTATCAGACAAAAACACCGGAAAGATCGTCGTCTCTCGTCGCGACTGAATCGGCTCAGCCTCCTTCGGAACTTAAGTCCTGCGACTCGGTCAGAAACTCTGAAGCTATCACGAGTAAATTACATGAACAAACTGAAGCTTCTGGAAGGAGGTCCACCCATCCATACACATCCATTTTAAAAGGGAATCCATCCTACTTGTCTTCTATTAGGCCCCAGCTGAAAACATCGGCATCATTCAGCGAGGCTGAAGTGCAGCATATCGGGATGTCGCAGTCTTGCTCAGACCAGGACGTAAAACAGGATTCAGGGGAGAACTACACCACCAAAGTGTCCTTTCAGGGTCAGGCCGCCACTGAGCTGAGCCAGACTATTGACCGGAGCGGGCCACTCATAAAAAGCTTACTTCGCAGATCGTTATCCATGGACAGCCCGGTTCCGGTCTTCTCACCCACGCTGGAGCTCAAGGAGCTGCAAAATCACGAACAGTCGGTCGTTAAATTGGCATCGGGTCCGGAACAATCGGCTCACAACGGTAATTCGCGAACATCTCCCATTGTTCTCAAGTCCAAGTATCACGGCAGACGGAATGAACAAACTCAGGTGGAAAGAGAGGACAGCGTGAAAGCCGAGCCCAGCAGTCCGCTCGCCGACCCTTTGGACATTATTCGGATCACCGTCGGAGAAGCTTTGCCGGTCAATCTGAAAGATTTACAAACAAATTACGAACAATGTTCCAAGGCCAACTTCATTCCTTTGGGGAAACGCAAGGAAAGGTCGGACAACAGACGGTACCCGTtcaagaagaacaaaatcTTTAAGGAACACAGCGTCTCCACAGAGGAGAACACGTCCGAAGTTGTGTCTCGCAGCACCAGCCACGACAACGAGAACGACAAAGAGTGGTTTCCGAACAAACTTTTCACGTGCTGGAACTGTTTCAAAGTGTTCCGGTCCAGCGCCGGACTCCACCGACACGTAAACATGTACCACAACCCGGAAAAGCCGTACGCTTGCGACATCTGCCACAAGCGCTTCCATACAAACTTCAAAGTGTGGACCCACTGTCAAACTCAACACGGCGTCCTCCAAAACCCGGCGTCATCTTCCAGCTCCCCGGTGATGGACGACCGATTCCAAAAGAAACTGATCGACATGGTGCGAGAGCGAGAAATCAAGAAAGCGTTGCTGTGGAAGCTGAAAAGGAATAAGCAAGCCATGCAGTCTACCGGCCTGTGCAAAAAGCGAACACGCGCCAACTTTGTATGTCCCTATTGTGGCAAAGCATTTGTCTTTCAGTCTCAGTACAGGCAGCATTTAAGGACACATCCTGCAGAAAAAGCTGACAAGGACCCCCCAGGGGAGGACATCCTCTACCAGAAACAGGACGGGCCCAAGGATGACGACGGCGCCGTTTACTCCTGCAGACTCTGTAATATGAAGTTGCCGTCGCTCATCGAGCAAGGCGATCACGAGAGGGGTTGCCGGCATTCCACCGTTTGCCCTTACTGCGGCCTCCGCTTCTCCAGTCCGGCGGTCAAGAAAGACCACGAGGCACACTGCAGGTACAAGAAACTGACGTGCCTGGAATGCATGCGCACCTTCAAGTCCTCCTTCAGCATCTGGCGCCACCACGTGGAAgtgcacaacaacaacatgatCAATATTAAGGAACAGATTCATCCCAATGAGGGAATGACCGAAATGTTCATCGAGGAGCATTACAACAACGAACCTCTGGCAAGAGAGACAAATATGTTCAACGATTCCTCGGGCACACCGATGTATGATGATTCCGAAGACTCGTCATCCTACGTGCCCGAGGACCTGAGCATGGGCCGTCACGGGAAGCTGGTGGTGAAAGAAGAGCCGCTGGAGGAGTCTGTGAGCGAGAGGGAAGAAACGGAGAGCGGCCAAACTGGCCTGGAGGAACCGGGCGTGTGGCCTTGCGAGAAATGCGGAAGTCTTTTCTACGCTCGCAAAGACCTGGAACGTCACCAGGAGCTCCTATGCCACATCAAGCCCTTCATCTGTCACATCTGCAACAAAGCCTTCAGGACCAACTTCCGCCTTTGGAGCCACTTTCAGTCGCACATGTCGAGCGCAAGCGAACACGCGGCCAAAGGGATGGACGTGCACCCCCCACCTCTGTCGCCCTCCCCGCCCGCGACCTCTCAAACATCTGAAGGGCCCTCTCCACCGGCCTCCGCACCAGTCGCGGCGGCCGACGAGTCCGACGGTCCCGAGGCTTCTGCGTCATTGCTCAACAACGGCGGCAAGATCCAAGCTCTGGCGGAGCAACAACCGAGAAGCCGCAGTCCCGTGTCCAGGTCAAACAGCGCAGAGAATTCAAGCGGGACTCAGGATTCCGACACCCTCTTTTACCACGCGCCCTCTCTCTCGGCCTTGACCTTCAAGAGGCAGTACATGTGCAAACTCTGTCACAGGACCTTCAAGACAGCTTTCAGTCTCTGGAGCCACGAGCAGAGTCACGGCCACGTGTGA
- the atg101 gene encoding autophagy-related protein 101, which yields MRLSFKNDLTMNCRSELLEVTVEARQVEESILSLLHTIVLHRSTGKFHYKKEGTYSIGTVGTVDIDCDYIDFTFVKISSEELDRVIKKAVVEFKDALNISGSDGIGQISLEFYQKKKSRWPFSDECIPWEVWNIKVNVVNLANEQERQICREKVGEKLCEKVINVVEVINRHDYVPKMPTQSEVDNVFDTSLREVQPYLHKITYQITDSLGTSVSTTMRRLIKDTLAL from the exons ATGCGATTGAGTTTTAAAAACGATTTGACAATGAATTGTCGATCGGAGCTTCTTGAAGTCACAGTGGAGGCGAGGCAGGTTGAAGAGTCAATACTGTCTTTGCTGCACACAATTGTACTGCACCGCAGCACGGGAAAATTTCACTATAAAAAGGAAGGTACCTACTCCATCGGTACAGTTGGGACCGTGGATATTGACTGTGACTATATCGACTTCACTTTTGTCAAAATTTCCTCGGAAGAGCTTGACAGGGTGATCAAAAAAGCTGTAGTTGAATTCAAG gACGCTTTGAACATTTCCGGAAGTGATGGCATTGGTCAAATTTCCCTGGAATTCTACCAGAAAAAGAAGTCCCGCTGGCCTTTCTCTGATGAGTGTATTCCCTGGGAGGTATGGAACATCAAAGTCAACGTGGTCAACCTAGCAAACGAGCAGGAGAGGCAGATCTGCAGAGAGAAAGTGGGAGAAAAACTCTGCGAGAAGGTGATCAACGTCGTCGAGGTCATCAATCGCCACGATTACGTGCCAAAGATGCCCACCCAGTCCGAAGTGGACAATGTGTTTGACACCAGTTTGAGAGAAGTGCAGCCTTATCTCCATAAGATCACATACCAGATCACCGACTCTCTGGGCACATCTGTGAGCACCACCATGAGAAGGCTGATAAAAGACACTCTTGCACTGTGA
- the umodl1 gene encoding uromodulin-like 1, translating to MGHMLSIWMIFSLLALSTWKTAAYEGESLSPSGYQLCIYNETRTVSSLVFRKVPYTVTKSCGGWLFWTPCPVTLFKLVHQTEYRILVEQVTRCCHGYVQVGSYCALSLNGSEDLMAKPGWCPTTIRSNSSVDDCKWDIDCPDWQKCCESSGYFLCNNLTNSANYTENPRHSFNATVTIKTDYQQLMNNGALFNHTRLLQTMVTGALESVDFSVYYLSSWPVHPYRTATSLLIDCSFALSPHVVTSKLHFLLKHIQEVSAVTVEDVNECAHPALHHCSPLAQCSNTVGSYHCTCQARYVDVDLSNPGTHCAVPNDITTQGTTESMQCCPLPINITSPPTAHNNTVISFNVTENTSTAIYGSTTDELPLTSTTSSSSPGISRLQAANITGTSFCVYWSSLIPANQTYLVGLSEGSDVIRMWTTEQTMMEVRELQPGVLYNVTVKIQTNKSHGDILYIAVKTDAQTLDATTRLTNIPFTDDLYNTSSQAYKNLTAGILDEIYFSLARDTKTMMNSGQVRIEIIKFSPGSVVVDFILIFSPGQEQDIRNTSTAILYSLRNSSIYTMDENNTSISDFDECVPGENDCSQWATCTNTWGSFTCSCRDGFMDTEPQRPGRACQATMETTTLQSSPVTSSVSTSPLPQITTPSYPPSTITSEEIATARRMTSPTTATVVATIASVVPSTTTMPTTSRNEAVTMSLVTATMVPPTTSMAPTTITMVPTTASTMVPLPPTTSMAPTTTTMVPTTASTIPTTTIASGLIAPSTSTSVEVAETISTISTNTFEHTTGIITTTQAARTEPTSPNKDLTSSPSHRIYSLLSDISVECTITGITVTIARQFLVDNNIREGTLYLGHRECGVTTFNASHAQLIVNWNECITISAQNESYYMASVTLFNTMETYTSVNGTLEAPKLLLEVPIMCTYMRSMLTSADIGSMGYELIQDVITSSGMFQVTVQLLNGTFPLPYNYSLSPEEAVVVQVSMNTSAEEIKVVIYSCWATPTQNPLDNKRFIFLDNRCALNLYTDVLMNGNSSTSRVSVQIFSFVDVNLIYLHCHVQICLQIGSDTCVPDCLQRTPRSSNTIGRAFGSTGPLFMSEEVAPETESDKIQLIGLSFLGVVVILFFVIGSACLFYYQRNRIGHYNFNAKSKPLNITNIEVHA from the exons ATGGGTCATATGCTTTCAATTTGGAtgatattttctcttttggcTCTCTCCACATGGAAAACAGCTGCATATGAAG GAGAATCCTTATCTCCATCTGGCTATCAACTCTGTATTTACAACGAGACCCGCACTGTGAGTTCCTTGGTGTTCCGAAAGGTTCCGTATACTGTAACCAAGAGTTGCGGTGGCTGGCTCTTTTGGACGCCATGTCCAGTGACGCTTTTCAAACTAGTTCATCAGACAGAGTACAGGATCCTGGTGGAGCAGGTGACCAgatgttgccatggttacgTCCAAGTGGGAAGCTACTGTGCCCTGT ctTTAAATGGGAGTGAAGACTTGATGGCCAAACCTGGATGGTGCCCAACCACAATTAGATCTAATTCCAGTGTTGATGACTGCAAGTGGGACATTGATTGTCCGGATTGGCAAAAGTGCTGTGAGAGCTCGGGTTACTTTCTCTGCAATAACCTTACAA ACTCCGCTAATTACACGGAAAATCCGAGGCACTCTTTCAACGCGACAGTGACAATAAAGACAGATTATCAACAATTGATGAACAACGGCGCTCTTTTCAACCACACAAGATTACTTCAAACGATG gtaaCTGGAGCGTTGGAGTCAGTTGATTTTTCAGTTTATTACCTCAGCTCATGGCCCGTGCATCCGTATCGAACGGCCACCTCGCTGCTGATAGACTGCAGCTTTGCTCTTTCACCTCACGTGGTCACGTCAAAACTGCATTTCCTCCTGAAACACATACAAGAGGTGTCAGCTGTGACAGTAGAAG ATGTCAATGAATGTGCACATCCGGCTCTCCATCACTGCTCTCCACTAGCTCAATGTAGCAACACGGTGGGCTCCTACCACTGCACCTGCCAAGCAAGATATGTTGACGTTGACCTCAGCAATCCCGGAACTCATTGTGCAG tgccAAATGACATCACCACGCAAGGCACCACAGAGTCCATGCAGTGTTGCCCTCTACCAATCAATATAACCTCACCTCCGACTGCACACAACAACACGGTGATTAGTTTCAACGTCACAGAAAACACGAGCACTGCAATATACGGATCTACAACTGATGAGCTGCCTTTGACATCAACCACAAGTT CCTCCTCCCCTGGCATCAGCAGATTACAGGCTGCCAACATCACTGGcacttctttttgtgtgtactGGTCCAGCCTAATCCCAGCAAACCAGACTTACTTGGTGGGTCTTAGTGAGGGCTCAGATGTTATTAGGATGTGGACAACTGAGCAGACCATGATGGAAGTGAGGGAACTGCAGCCGGGGGTGCTCTACAATGTCACTGTTAAGatccaaacaaataaaagccaTGGAGATATTCTTTATATAGCAGTCAAAACTG ATGCTCAAACTCTGGATGCAACCACGCGACTTACCAACATCCCGTTCACCGATGACCTATACAACACAAGCAGTCAGGCCTATAAAAATCTTACAGCGGGAATTTTAGATGAG ATCTACTTTTCTCTGGCCCGAGATACAAAGACGATGATGAATTCGGGTCAGGTGAGAATCGAGATCATAAAGTTTTCCCCCGGCAGTGTGGTGGTCGACTTCATCCTGATCTTCAGCCCTGGTCAAGAACAAGACATCAGAAACACATCCACAGCAATACTCTACTCATTGAGGAACAGCTCTATATACACAATGGATGAAAATAATACAAGCATCAGTG ATTTTGATGAATGTGTTCCAGGGGAAAATGATTGTTCCCAATGGGCTACATGTACAAATACCTGGGGTTCCTTCACATGCTCATGTCGAGATGGATTTATGGACACAGAACCACAAAGGCCTGGGAGAGCATGTCAAG CTACCATGGAGACCACAACATTGCAATCAAGTCCTGTCACATCCTCAGTCAGCACTTCTCCTTTACCTCAAATAACAACACCATCATATCCACCTTCAACAATCACCTCTGAGGAAATAGCCACCGCTCGCCGAATGACGTCCCCGACGACTGCCACCGTGGTAGCAACAATCGCCTCTGTAGTACCAAGTACCACCACTATGCCGACAACCAGCAGGAATGAAGCCGTGACCATGTCTCTCGTAACTGCCACCATGGTACCACCAACCACTTCTATGGCACCAACAACCATCACCATGGTACCAACAACCGCTTCCACCATGGTACCACTACCACCAACCACCTCTATGGCACCAACAACCACCACCATGGTACCAACAACCGCTTCCACCATACCAACAACCACAATTGCATCAGGATTAATTGCACCGAGTACATCCACTTCAGTTGAAGTTGCAGAAACAATCTCCACGATATcgacaaacacatttgaacaTACAACCGGCATCATAACAACCACTCAAGCAGCGAGGACTGAACCCACTTCCCCGAATAAAGACTTAACTTCTTCACCATCCCATAGAATATATTCACTTCTGAGTGATATTTCAGTTGAGTGCACAATTACAGGCATCACAGTTACAATTGCTAGACAGTTTCTAGTCGATAACAACATCAGGGAAGGCACTCTGTACCTGGGCCATCGGGAATGCGGCGTCACTACCTTCAATGCTAGCCATGCCCAGCTGATCGTAAACTGGAATGAGTGCATCACAATTTCTGCACAA aatGAATCCTATTACATGGCTTCGGTAACACTGTTCAACACCATGGAAACATACACGTCAGTTAATGGAACACTGGAGGCACCCAAATTGCTCCTGGAGGTTCCCATAATGTGTACCTACATGAGGAGCATGCTCACGTCTGCTGATATTGGCTCCATGGG GTATGAATTAATCCAAGATGTGATCACAAGCTCTGGAATGTTCCAGGTGACAGTACAGCTGCTGAATGGAACATTTCCTCTACCTTACAACTACAGCTTGTCTCCAGAGGAGGCTGTTGTGGTACAAGTGAGCATGAATACCTCAGCAGAAGAGATTAAAGTAGTGATCTACTCTTGCTGGGCGACGCCCACCCAAAATCCGCTGGATAACAAACGTTTTATCTTTCTGGACAACAG ATGTGCCCTCAACTTGTACACTGACGTGTTGATGAACGGAAACTCCAGCACATCTCGAGTGTCTGTGCAGATATTCTCTTTTGTCGATGTCAATTTGATTTATCTGCACTGTCACGTTCAGATCTGTTTGCAGATTGGATCTGATACCTGCGTGCCG gatTGTTTGCAAAGAACACCTCGGTCTTCCAACACTATTGGAAGAGCGTTTGGTTCAACTGGACCTTTGTTTATGTCTGAGGAAg TGGCCCCGGAGACTGAAAGCGACAAAATCCAACTGATTGGACTGTCCTTCCTCGGAGTAGTTGTAATTCTCTTCTTCGTCATCGGTTCTGCTTGTCTCTTCTACTATCAAAGAAACCGCATCGGACATTATAATTTTAATGCCAAATCCAAGCCGCTGAACATCACCAATATTGAGGTTCACGCTTAA